The following proteins come from a genomic window of Pseudomonas syringae:
- a CDS encoding sigma-54-dependent transcriptional regulator — translation MSIKVLLVEDDRSLREALGETLELAGYGYQAVGSAEEALVAVDAQPFSLVISDVNMPGMDGHQLLSLLRSRHPQLPVLLMTAHGAVERAVDAMRQGAADYLVKPFEPKALITLVARHALGRLGPADSEGPIAVEPASIQLLNLASRVAKSDSTVLISGESGTGKEVLARFIHQHSPRADKPFIAINCAAIPDNMLEATLFGHEKGSFTGAIAAQAGKFEQAEGGTILLDEISEMPMGLQAKLLRVLQEREVERVGARKPIILDIRVVATTNRDLAGEVAAGRFREDLFYRLSVFPLAWQALRQRTADILPLAERLLAKHVNKMKHAPVRLSAEAQACLISYAWPGNVRELDNAVQRALILQQGGVIQAQDFCLAGAVANLAPAATITAAPALPVISAVDNPGGGAGAESVGALGDDLKRREFQMIIDTLRAERGRRKEAAERLGISPRTLRYKLAQMRDAGMDVEGYLFAT, via the coding sequence ATGTCGATCAAGGTGCTGCTGGTCGAGGACGACCGTTCACTGCGCGAAGCACTGGGCGAAACGCTTGAGCTGGCAGGGTACGGCTACCAGGCCGTCGGCTCTGCCGAGGAGGCGCTGGTCGCTGTCGACGCGCAGCCGTTCAGCCTGGTGATCAGTGACGTCAACATGCCGGGTATGGATGGTCATCAATTGTTGAGCCTGCTGCGCAGCCGGCACCCGCAACTGCCAGTGTTACTGATGACGGCACACGGTGCGGTCGAGCGTGCGGTGGATGCGATGCGTCAGGGGGCGGCGGACTATCTGGTCAAACCGTTCGAGCCCAAGGCGCTGATCACGCTGGTTGCACGGCATGCGCTGGGTCGCCTCGGGCCTGCCGACAGTGAAGGGCCGATTGCGGTCGAACCTGCCAGCATCCAGCTGCTCAACCTTGCCAGCCGCGTGGCCAAGAGTGATTCCACGGTGCTGATTTCCGGCGAGTCCGGGACCGGCAAAGAGGTACTGGCGCGATTTATTCACCAGCATTCGCCTCGCGCCGACAAACCGTTTATCGCGATCAATTGCGCGGCGATTCCGGACAACATGCTTGAGGCAACCCTGTTCGGTCATGAGAAGGGCTCCTTCACCGGTGCCATTGCGGCGCAGGCGGGCAAGTTCGAACAGGCTGAAGGCGGCACGATCCTGCTCGATGAAATATCCGAAATGCCCATGGGGCTTCAGGCCAAGCTGCTGCGCGTATTGCAGGAGCGCGAGGTTGAGCGCGTCGGCGCACGCAAGCCGATCATTCTGGATATACGCGTGGTCGCCACCACCAACCGCGATCTGGCAGGTGAAGTGGCGGCGGGGCGCTTTCGTGAGGATCTGTTTTATCGCCTGTCGGTGTTTCCGCTGGCATGGCAGGCGCTGCGTCAAAGGACTGCCGATATTCTGCCGTTGGCCGAGCGGCTGCTGGCCAAGCATGTCAATAAAATGAAGCACGCGCCGGTGCGCTTGTCTGCCGAGGCGCAGGCGTGTCTGATCAGCTACGCCTGGCCGGGCAATGTGCGCGAGCTGGATAACGCCGTGCAGCGCGCTTTGATCCTGCAGCAGGGCGGGGTGATTCAGGCGCAGGATTTCTGCCTTGCCGGGGCGGTCGCCAATCTGGCACCGGCCGCGACAATAACCGCTGCCCCCGCGTTGCCTGTCATATCGGCAGTGGACAATCCCGGCGGCGGTGCTGGCGCCGAGTCAGTCGGCGCACTGGGCGATGACCTCAAGCGAAGGGAGTTTCAGATGATCATCGACACCTTGCGCGCCGAGCGCGGGCGTCGCAAGGAGGCCGCCGAGCGATTGGGTATCAGCCCGCGTACATTGCGCTACAAGCTGGCCCAGATGCGCGACGCCGGCATGGATGTGGAAGGCTATCTGTTCGCCACCTGA
- the fliE gene encoding flagellar hook-basal body complex protein FliE produces the protein MSQGVEFNRLMLDMRAMQMDAMSAPKPVSGPQEAGASSFADMLGQAVNKVAQTQQASSQLASAFEVGKSGIDLTDVMISSQKASVSFQALTQVRNKLVQAYQDIMQMPV, from the coding sequence ATGAGCCAAGGTGTTGAATTTAATCGCTTGATGTTGGATATGCGGGCCATGCAGATGGATGCAATGTCTGCCCCCAAGCCCGTGTCCGGCCCGCAGGAAGCCGGAGCCAGCAGCTTTGCCGACATGCTTGGTCAGGCCGTCAACAAGGTCGCGCAGACCCAGCAGGCATCCAGTCAGCTGGCCAGTGCATTCGAAGTTGGCAAGAGTGGTATTGATCTGACTGACGTCATGATTTCGTCGCAGAAAGCCAGTGTGTCTTTTCAGGCGTTGACCCAGGTTCGTAACAAACTGGTTCAAGCGTATCAAGACATCATGCAGATGCCGGTTTAA
- the fliF gene encoding flagellar basal-body MS-ring/collar protein FliF gives MAEATADPVPARAGASDKKPLFGLSFLENLSEMTMLRQVGLMVGLAASVAIGFAVVLWSQQPDYRPLYGSLAGMDSKQIMDTLTAANINYTVEPNSGALLVKSDDVQRARIQLAQAGVVQNDANIGFEILDKDQGLGTSQFMEATRYRRGLEGELARTISALNNVKGARVHLAIPKSSVFVRDDRKPSASVLVELYAGRSLEPSQVLAIINLVATSVPELSKSQITVVDQKGTLLSDQAENSELTMAGKQFDYSRRMEGMLTQRVQNILQPILGNDRYKAEVSAVVDFSAVESTAESFNPDQPALRSEQSVNEQRSSSSSSGGVPGALSNQPPGPATAPQTAAGGAAGAAGPIAPGQPLLDANGQQIMDPATGQPALAPFPADKRVQSTKNFELDRSISHTKQQQGRLTRLSVAVVVDDMVKTNAANGEVSRAPWSATDLARFTRLVQDAVGFDASRGDSVSVINVPFSSERAEVLPEASFYSQPWFWDIVKQAVGVIFILILVFGVLRPVLNNITNGKSKQQLAAFGGGDAELGGMGGLDGELSNDRVSLGGPQSILLPSPTEGYDAQLNAIKSLVAEDPGRVAQVVKEWINTDE, from the coding sequence ATGGCCGAAGCAACAGCCGATCCCGTTCCTGCAAGAGCGGGCGCTTCCGATAAGAAACCGTTGTTCGGTTTGTCTTTTCTGGAAAATCTTTCCGAAATGACCATGCTGCGTCAGGTCGGCCTTATGGTCGGTCTGGCCGCGAGCGTGGCCATCGGCTTTGCCGTGGTGCTCTGGTCCCAGCAGCCGGACTATCGTCCGCTCTATGGCAGTCTGGCCGGTATGGACAGCAAGCAGATCATGGACACCCTGACGGCGGCGAACATCAATTACACCGTCGAACCCAACTCCGGTGCTCTGCTGGTCAAGTCTGATGACGTGCAGCGTGCGCGCATTCAGCTGGCTCAGGCGGGCGTGGTACAGAACGACGCCAATATCGGTTTCGAGATCCTCGACAAGGATCAGGGCCTGGGAACCAGCCAGTTCATGGAAGCCACGCGCTATCGTCGCGGGCTGGAAGGCGAACTGGCACGGACCATCTCGGCCCTGAATAACGTCAAGGGTGCTCGCGTACACCTGGCGATTCCGAAGAGCTCGGTGTTTGTCCGTGATGATCGCAAGCCAAGCGCTTCGGTACTGGTCGAGCTGTACGCCGGTCGCTCGCTGGAACCGAGCCAGGTGCTGGCCATTATCAACCTGGTGGCCACCAGCGTTCCCGAATTGAGCAAGTCGCAGATTACCGTCGTGGACCAGAAGGGCACGCTGCTGTCTGATCAGGCGGAAAACTCCGAGCTGACCATGGCGGGCAAGCAGTTTGATTACAGCCGTCGCATGGAAGGCATGCTGACCCAGCGTGTGCAGAACATTCTGCAACCAATCCTGGGCAATGACCGCTACAAGGCGGAAGTCTCGGCAGTGGTTGATTTCAGTGCCGTCGAGTCGACAGCTGAAAGCTTCAACCCTGATCAACCAGCCTTGCGCAGCGAGCAATCGGTCAATGAACAACGCTCCAGCAGTTCAAGCTCGGGTGGTGTTCCGGGTGCGCTGAGCAATCAGCCACCAGGTCCGGCGACCGCTCCGCAGACTGCTGCCGGTGGCGCAGCCGGTGCTGCCGGCCCCATCGCGCCAGGCCAGCCGCTGCTCGATGCCAACGGTCAACAGATCATGGACCCGGCTACCGGTCAGCCAGCCTTGGCGCCGTTCCCGGCTGACAAACGTGTGCAGTCGACCAAGAACTTTGAACTGGATCGCTCGATCAGCCACACCAAGCAACAGCAGGGTCGTCTGACGCGTCTGTCGGTTGCCGTGGTGGTCGATGACATGGTCAAAACCAATGCTGCCAACGGCGAAGTCAGCCGTGCGCCGTGGAGTGCGACGGATCTGGCGCGCTTTACCCGCTTGGTGCAGGACGCGGTCGGCTTCGATGCCAGCCGGGGTGACAGTGTCAGTGTGATCAACGTGCCGTTCTCCAGCGAACGTGCCGAAGTGTTGCCTGAAGCGTCTTTCTACTCGCAACCCTGGTTCTGGGACATCGTCAAACAGGCGGTCGGGGTGATCTTCATCCTGATCCTGGTGTTTGGTGTGCTGCGCCCGGTGCTGAACAACATCACCAACGGCAAGAGCAAGCAACAACTGGCCGCGTTCGGGGGTGGCGACGCCGAACTCGGTGGCATGGGCGGTCTGGACGGCGAGTTGTCCAACGATCGCGTAAGCCTGGGCGGTCCGCAGAGCATCTTGCTGCCAAGCCCGACCGAAGGTTATGACGCACAGCTGAACGCGATCAAAAGCCTGGTAGCCGAGGACCCTGGCCGTGTGGCTCAGGTTGTGAAAGAGTGGATCAACACTGATGAATGA